In the Meiothermus sp. QL-1 genome, one interval contains:
- a CDS encoding MBL fold metallo-hydrolase — protein MKVYPLPVGPLQANAYLLQGEEGRGAIVDPGDEPERILAEIRRIGLRPEAILLTHAHFDHLGAVAPLVEALGLPVYLHPADLPLYRSAHLAAERWGFSIPPPPTPTLPLEEGQHLGFGLGLEVLFLPGHAPGHVGFYRPGQLLSGDVLFRGGIGRYDLPGADPKALFASLRRLLALPPETVVYPGHGPPTTLAEERAHNPYLT, from the coding sequence ATGAAGGTCTACCCCCTTCCCGTAGGACCCCTGCAAGCCAACGCCTACCTGCTCCAGGGCGAGGAGGGCCGGGGTGCGATTGTGGACCCTGGAGACGAACCCGAGCGCATTCTGGCCGAGATCCGGCGGATAGGGCTCAGGCCCGAGGCCATCCTGCTCACCCACGCCCACTTCGACCACCTGGGGGCCGTGGCCCCTCTGGTGGAGGCCCTGGGCCTTCCGGTCTACCTGCACCCCGCCGACCTACCCCTCTACCGCAGCGCTCATCTGGCCGCCGAGCGCTGGGGCTTCTCCATTCCTCCGCCCCCCACCCCCACCCTGCCCCTGGAGGAAGGGCAGCACCTGGGGTTCGGGCTGGGCCTCGAGGTGCTCTTTCTCCCCGGCCACGCCCCGGGCCACGTGGGTTTCTACCGGCCCGGCCAGCTTTTGAGCGGGGACGTGCTTTTCCGCGGCGGCATAGGCCGCTACGACCTGCCCGGGGCCGACCCAAAGGCCCTTTTCGCCTCCCTGCGGCGCCTGCTGGCGCTGCCCCCCGAGACGGTGGTCTACCCCGGCCACGGCCCCCCCACCACCTTGGCCGAGGAGCGGGCCCACAACCCCTATCTGACCTGA
- a CDS encoding sugar MFS transporter, whose translation MESASPSLRIRLTLGSALGLFMTGAIGASPGAAIPRWQDEFSIQSEIAWYFNLLFLGALLGIYLGSRLRRRHPWLPLALLTEGLALGLIALAPGAWGLYGAAFFLGLGVAVVNFHCNALPVELFPNRPMVVLGRVNAAFGLGAVLAPLLLLWLPWRLGYGLLALVALVTAFLLRQAPPPQNEKASSAGPRPRLLPYILLAVVAYVAVELVLSSYSSLYLLRLGYPDWLVGLLLSLFWVAFTLGRFGLAAFVARQPLERLFWLHLLALGAVFCYFIPPLAWLFPLLGFLVAPTFPTLYGFARVFVGYRAAAYLFYAGAVGGNLVPAAFATLPQEALAWGLLGVVSTMALSTHLLRRNGEAKSPVL comes from the coding sequence TTGGAGTCGGCTTCCCCTTCCCTACGCATACGGCTTACCCTGGGCAGCGCCCTGGGCCTCTTCATGACCGGGGCCATCGGGGCTTCTCCGGGAGCGGCCATCCCCCGATGGCAGGACGAGTTCAGCATCCAAAGCGAGATAGCCTGGTACTTCAACCTGCTTTTTCTAGGAGCCCTTCTCGGCATTTACTTAGGAAGCCGGCTGCGGCGCCGCCACCCCTGGCTCCCGCTGGCCCTCCTGACCGAGGGGCTAGCGCTGGGCCTCATCGCTTTGGCCCCCGGGGCCTGGGGGCTCTACGGCGCTGCGTTTTTCCTGGGGCTGGGGGTGGCGGTGGTCAATTTCCACTGCAACGCCCTGCCGGTGGAGCTTTTCCCCAACAGGCCAATGGTGGTGCTGGGGCGGGTTAACGCCGCTTTCGGCCTCGGAGCGGTTCTGGCCCCCCTGCTTCTTCTGTGGCTGCCCTGGCGCCTGGGGTACGGCCTGCTGGCCCTGGTGGCTTTGGTCACCGCCTTCCTGCTCCGCCAGGCCCCACCTCCCCAGAACGAGAAGGCCAGCTCGGCGGGCCCCCGCCCACGGCTGCTGCCCTACATCCTGTTGGCGGTAGTGGCCTATGTGGCGGTGGAGCTGGTGCTTTCTAGCTACTCAAGCCTCTATCTGCTCCGCCTAGGCTACCCAGACTGGCTGGTGGGGCTCCTGCTCTCCCTCTTCTGGGTAGCCTTCACCCTAGGACGCTTTGGGCTGGCGGCCTTTGTGGCCCGGCAACCCCTAGAGCGGCTCTTTTGGCTCCACTTGCTGGCGCTGGGAGCGGTTTTTTGCTACTTTATTCCCCCTTTGGCCTGGCTCTTTCCCCTGCTGGGCTTCCTGGTGGCCCCCACCTTTCCCACCCTCTACGGCTTTGCCCGGGTGTTCGTGGGCTACAGGGCCGCCGCCTATCTCTTCTACGCCGGGGCGGTGGGGGGTAATCTGGTGCCCGCGGCCTTTGCTACCCTGCCCCAGGAGGCCCTGGCCTGGGGGTTGCTGGGGGTTGTGAGCACAATGGCCCTGTCCACCCATCTTCTGAGGCGCAATGGCGAAGCTAAGAGCCCTGTTCTTTGA
- a CDS encoding 8-oxo-dGTP diphosphatase, with product MERRVAPYTPILATLGFVLSPDRSAVLLVHRNARPGDPAFGKYNGLGGKLEPGEDVASGLRREIREEAGIEALELVLRGTLSWPGFGRQGEDWFGFIFLVPRWTGQPFKANAEGELVWVPIERLLGQALPMWPGDRYFLPLVFDQDPRPFHGVMPYRDGQVVAWSYSR from the coding sequence GTGGAAAGGCGAGTAGCCCCCTACACCCCCATCCTGGCCACCCTGGGCTTTGTCCTGTCCCCTGACAGAAGCGCGGTGCTGCTGGTCCACCGCAACGCCCGGCCTGGGGACCCCGCCTTCGGCAAGTACAACGGCCTGGGGGGCAAGCTCGAGCCCGGCGAGGATGTGGCCAGCGGGCTGCGCCGAGAAATCCGCGAGGAGGCTGGCATAGAGGCTCTGGAGCTGGTGCTGCGGGGTACCCTATCCTGGCCCGGCTTTGGCCGGCAGGGGGAGGACTGGTTCGGCTTCATCTTCCTGGTGCCCCGCTGGACGGGCCAGCCCTTCAAGGCCAATGCCGAAGGAGAGCTGGTCTGGGTGCCCATCGAGCGGCTTTTGGGGCAAGCGCTGCCCATGTGGCCCGGTGACCGCTACTTCCTGCCCCTGGTCTTCGACCAGGACCCCCGTCCCTTCCACGGGGTGATGCCCTATCGGGACGGGCAGGTTGTGGCCTGGTCGTACTCGCGCTGA
- a CDS encoding universal stress protein translates to MYHRILIPTDGSAPSEAAVKAGLELARSLRAEATLLYVVEPVLVRIPIGPEALPYYPALSRDLEAVGREALERAEGFAQYLGVPVKSQLKEGSPAQVIVEEAQQHDLVVMGTHGRTGLDRLLLGSVTQKVLQKSPKPVLVVRES, encoded by the coding sequence GTGTACCACCGCATCCTTATTCCCACCGACGGAAGCGCCCCAAGCGAGGCCGCGGTCAAGGCTGGCCTCGAGCTGGCCCGAAGCCTTCGAGCCGAGGCGACCCTGCTGTACGTGGTAGAGCCGGTCCTGGTGCGCATCCCCATCGGCCCCGAGGCCCTCCCCTACTACCCCGCGCTAAGCCGCGACCTGGAGGCCGTGGGGCGAGAGGCCCTGGAGCGGGCCGAGGGCTTCGCCCAGTACCTGGGGGTGCCGGTTAAAAGCCAGCTCAAAGAGGGCAGCCCAGCCCAGGTAATCGTGGAAGAGGCCCAGCAGCACGACCTGGTGGTGATGGGCACCCACGGCCGCACCGGCTTGGACCGACTGCTTCTGGGCTCGGTAACCCAGAAGGTGCTGCAAAAAAGCCCCAAACCGGTGCTGGTGGTGCGGGAGAGTTAG
- a CDS encoding metal-sensitive transcriptional regulator: MGRAAPDLETRSRIINRLKRLEGQVRGLQKMVEEDRECHEILTLLSGIRNALEATGELILEAYLEECRADLAKGQGDTKAIVQAVRLLRR, encoded by the coding sequence ATGGGCCGCGCTGCACCCGACCTCGAGACCCGCAGCCGCATCATCAACCGCCTCAAGCGGTTGGAAGGGCAGGTGCGGGGGTTACAGAAGATGGTGGAGGAAGACCGGGAGTGCCACGAGATACTGACGTTGCTCTCGGGCATTCGGAACGCGCTGGAGGCCACCGGTGAGCTGATTTTAGAGGCCTACCTGGAGGAGTGCCGCGCCGATCTGGCCAAGGGGCAGGGGGATACCAAGGCCATTGTGCAGGCGGTGCGCCTGCTGCGCAGGTAG
- a CDS encoding HAD family phosphatase, with product MAKLRALFFDLDGTLADTDRLHEQAWLEGLARYGIQADHHYYQTQISGGQNPEIVRRVLPWLSEAERAAFIAQKEARFRALAKGITPLPGLQRLWRWAEARGLRRALVSNAPRENAAHLLEQLELSFDCVVLSEELPAGKPDPLPYRTALERLGLGPEAVLAFEDSPSGVRSAVGAGIRTVALTTGHRPEALEQAGAFLCIADFTDERLWDWLQSYGPTAPQ from the coding sequence ATGGCGAAGCTAAGAGCCCTGTTCTTTGACCTGGACGGCACCCTGGCCGATACCGACCGGCTACACGAGCAAGCCTGGCTCGAGGGCCTGGCTCGCTACGGCATCCAGGCCGACCACCACTACTACCAGACCCAGATCAGCGGGGGCCAGAACCCCGAGATTGTGCGGCGGGTGCTGCCCTGGCTATCCGAAGCCGAGCGGGCGGCCTTCATCGCCCAAAAAGAAGCCCGCTTCCGCGCCCTGGCCAAAGGCATCACGCCCCTGCCCGGCCTGCAGCGGCTCTGGCGCTGGGCCGAGGCTCGGGGGCTGCGGCGGGCACTGGTGAGCAACGCCCCCAGGGAAAATGCGGCCCACCTCCTAGAGCAGCTCGAGCTCAGCTTCGACTGCGTGGTTTTGTCGGAGGAACTCCCTGCCGGCAAGCCCGACCCGCTGCCCTACCGCACAGCGCTCGAGCGGCTAGGCCTGGGCCCCGAGGCGGTTTTGGCCTTCGAGGACTCCCCCTCGGGCGTGCGCTCTGCCGTGGGGGCCGGCATCCGCACCGTGGCCCTTACCACCGGACACCGCCCCGAGGCCCTGGAGCAGGCCGGGGCTTTTTTGTGCATCGCCGACTTTACCGATGAGCGCCTGTGGGACTGGCTGCAAAGCTACGGCCCCACTGCCCCCCAATAA
- a CDS encoding zinc ribbon domain-containing protein: protein MSDPLAELNRLQERDLELDRIREDQAQVPEELRQARSHRKALEERILLVQEELNEARLAYQRLELELQSLKEKHARAKQFSQNATTAKEQMQYNEQMRQLEDRIEEIEGNDKKNIPGEILPLLERKEALEEELEKLRAELAQAEARLEELEAANQKRVDTLEATYQAKKADRDQLAATIPPAIVKEYESIRRARRGTGLARMVKAGSGYRCTACNVQLPMHVAQQIHLGQKIVRCPSCGRILWKGE from the coding sequence GTGAGCGACCCGCTGGCCGAGTTGAACCGCTTGCAGGAACGGGACCTCGAGCTAGACCGCATCCGCGAGGACCAGGCTCAGGTGCCCGAGGAGCTCAGGCAAGCCCGTTCTCACCGGAAAGCGCTGGAAGAACGCATCCTGCTCGTGCAGGAGGAACTAAACGAGGCGCGCCTGGCCTACCAAAGGCTCGAGCTCGAGCTGCAAAGCCTCAAGGAAAAGCACGCCCGGGCCAAGCAGTTCTCCCAAAACGCCACCACCGCCAAGGAGCAGATGCAGTACAACGAGCAGATGCGCCAGCTCGAAGACCGTATCGAGGAGATTGAGGGCAACGACAAAAAGAACATCCCCGGGGAAATCCTGCCCCTTCTGGAGCGGAAAGAAGCCCTGGAAGAGGAGCTTGAGAAACTTCGGGCCGAGCTGGCCCAGGCCGAAGCGCGGCTCGAAGAGCTGGAGGCGGCCAACCAGAAGCGGGTGGACACCCTGGAGGCAACCTACCAGGCCAAGAAGGCCGACCGCGACCAGCTCGCCGCCACCATTCCACCAGCCATCGTCAAGGAGTACGAGTCTATCCGCCGGGCCCGCAGGGGCACCGGCCTGGCCCGCATGGTCAAGGCCGGCAGCGGCTACCGTTGCACGGCCTGCAACGTGCAGCTTCCCATGCATGTGGCCCAGCAGATCCACCTAGGCCAGAAGATCGTGCGCTGCCCCTCCTGCGGGCGCATCCTGTGGAAAGGCGAGTAG
- a CDS encoding sulfurtransferase, whose product MILSGEPPAGALLIDCRPPAEYAQGHLEGALNLDLSGFRGRLRTEEELVQLERTLAELNGQIGAAPHRPVVVYDTGLTTRLAKTAFMLALGGLTVYLWPEGWAERATQTTPAQPQPTEPWARLNRDILLTADEILTTPGLLLLDVREPHEFATARIPGAKNLPLGTLGAKSAEDLGLAPGQVVGVHCRSGARSASAFWLLRQQGVQARNYLGSMLEWEAEADLPVER is encoded by the coding sequence GGCGGAGTATGCGCAAGGGCATCTGGAGGGGGCCTTGAACCTGGACCTCTCGGGCTTCCGGGGACGCCTGCGCACCGAGGAGGAGCTGGTCCAGCTCGAGCGCACCCTGGCCGAGCTCAACGGGCAGATCGGGGCCGCACCCCACCGGCCGGTGGTGGTCTATGACACCGGTCTCACCACCCGCCTGGCCAAGACTGCCTTCATGCTGGCCCTGGGGGGGCTTACGGTCTACCTGTGGCCCGAGGGCTGGGCGGAGCGGGCCACCCAGACCACCCCCGCCCAGCCCCAGCCCACCGAGCCCTGGGCCCGGCTCAACCGCGATATCCTGCTCACCGCCGACGAGATCCTAACCACCCCGGGCCTCCTCTTGCTGGACGTGCGGGAACCCCACGAGTTCGCTACGGCGCGCATTCCCGGGGCTAAAAACCTCCCTTTGGGAACTCTGGGCGCAAAGAGCGCGGAGGACCTGGGTTTGGCGCCAGGGCAGGTGGTAGGGGTGCACTGCCGCAGCGGGGCCCGCAGCGCCAGCGCCTTCTGGCTGTTGCGACAGCAGGGGGTGCAGGCCCGCAACTACCTGGGCAGCATGCTCGAGTGGGAGGCCGAGGCCGATTTGCCGGTGGAGCGATGA